One Seriola aureovittata isolate HTS-2021-v1 ecotype China chromosome 3, ASM2101889v1, whole genome shotgun sequence genomic window, GCCACTGGAGGAACTGCAACTAAAGAGTTGACCATTCagttgtgtcttttgttttaatttgaagtctCACAGTTTCGGAAAATGGGCTCAAATTCTGAAATATACagtttgtgttgcatttaaACTCATCAAATATGTGATACGTTGGATTTCATGATAACAACATGACATACACAACTTTGATTAGGGttttaaaaagtacaattttccaaaatgaaaaattgaaacTAAAACagctgagttttattttaatgctgtatttctgcatctgcatcatcatcagccCTGTTACCAGCAGTTTAAACGTCAGACTAATTTCTGCAGCACTCCACCTGCATGCATTCATCCGATTTTCATAcgtttttacatttgaataatGTGCTATTCTGCAAAACTGTGGAAAACCGGGTGAGAATGTCTGTTGCACAATGACAGGGGGTTTTGCGGTTGAAAACTGGTGccatgaacaacaacaaaccaaactAGCACAGGTAGAGATTCACCTTAGAGCAGaggattcatttttaaaagtctgGAAAATGAACTTAATCTTCTGTTAATCTGCACCTTCCCTCCCCAATATTTACTGATGGTCTCCTAAATTGTTGTTTCCATTGCACCCGATGATCACATCAAgcagcgagtgtgtgtgagtgtgtgaataaTGAAGGATTCTGGATTAAAAAACACTATATAAATGCTGTCCTGTCCATTCGTGCATGTACACTTCATGTTGTGCGCGATATGAAAAGCGTAAGAGGAAGATCGCTTGCTTCTTGTCTGGTCAACAAGAAGCACAGAAAGATTTAATATCCAGAGCAGCAGTGGGACTGTACAGCACTCAGACTTGTTAAACatgatgtaatgtttacattttctggCATTTGCAAAGAAAAACCCGTTTTTTTCTGCTCCTTTGGTCGTACGTTTGCAGATAAGTATTCCACCAATGTTTCCCTGCCAGAGGAAGCTTCGCCTGTGGCATGACCTTTTCCTCTGTTGTGCAGGAGCATTTAGTGGATTAAGTCTGACATTTGCTCCTGGCCTCTCGTGGAAACGCTGCCATTTACCAGCGTCCCCGTCCCCCCCCCCGCGTTTCTACCTGTCACTATCATACGACTCAGCCGCAGCGGCCGTCGGACAGAGCTGTTAGTGCGGCAGGATTTTCCTGTTCAACAGCATCGGGACGATGTTTCAACAGGCCAAACAACAAGTCATCAGGAGGAGCACAGTGATGGCTTTGTGATCTCCCTGCAAATTGCTTAGCCAGTAGCCACATCAAAATACCAACCTCAGAAAAAAATTGATGAACAGGTTTGATCTTGTCGAGTGTTACAAAAGGGGTGTGTGCTTTTATGTGAATgagtaatggaaaaaaaaaactgctgatcTAATTTCCTGGAATTACATCAAAATTAACATGGAAATACTTTTTGATTTAGTTTAGgacagtctgtgttttatgttattttcctCTGTAGCAGTAAAAAGACAAGATTGAGATACTTTAGAAGAAACTACAAATAGTTGTtgaccctttgaccctttgGATATCAAACGTcgtcacttcattttatccttgtGGACattttgagttaaattgtgtcataattagtgaatgaatttgtgagtttacggccaaaactgtgtttggtgaggtcacagtgacccttgacctttgacctttgaccaccaaattctgaTCACTTCATCCTcaagtccaaatgaatgtttgtgccaactTTAAAGAAGTTCCCttgaggtgttactgagatatcacgcTATTtggacagatagatagatactacTACTGAGTTAAAATAATGACATAAcacttcatttgtttctgtcccTGGCTGACTGGGCTAACTTTTATCTCCTTTTATCCGTTGCTCCATCAGAACATCCGTGTTCGGACGGTCCAGGGGCAGCAGTACCAGTGTCAGTCCGGGGTGAAGTTTCATGGAGGTTTGGAGCAGAAGTTTATTCTGGTGGACTGCCGAACTGTTTTGTATGGGACGTACAGGTGAGTCAGAGCTAATCTTCCCTCTCAGATCTTTCCCCCAACAATTTCctatttcagttttataaaaCTCGGTAGCTGTCGTTGCTCTGGAATTTAACATTTGGTCACTCATTTCACCAGGTTCAGATTAAGGACTTAAATCTTACAAATCTTACTTGATGACTGTTTGATGTTGGTTTTAGTCTACACTAGTGAATCTAAGCAGGTTGACCTCTCGCGTCATCCCTGCTGGGTTTTTGTTGACTGTGCCTCCATCTTCTTTTTCAGCTATACGTGGTCGTACGAGAAGATCAACGCCAGCATGGTCCTGGTGGTCACTGGTCAGCTGGTTTGCTCTTATGACGAGGAGTTTCGAAGGCTATACGCTCGCTCCACGGTTCCTGTGGTTCTGTCCAGGGAGACTCCAACCATCCAGTACCTGAGAGACTCTGTGGCCTTCCAGAGCCCAAACTCCAGCCAACTTTCCCTTCACCAAATCCACATGAAATCCAAAGTGATGCACGGCATGAGGAGTGCTCAGGATGATAGGTTTAATAACGCCTCCATGCTAACCAGGGGCCTGAGCGTGCAGGAGAGGCTGCATCAGTCTCACTGTCCCGACATAGGGAATCTGGTTCGGGGACACAGTTATGGCGGTGAACTGCAGAAGTTAACCTCCATGACTCGGCTGAGGATGGGGACCAAGGACATTGGAGTACCAGTTGCTCCCGAGAGGAATGGTTCAAACCTGAGGGGGGGCGGCGACTTGCTGCCAACAAACAggtctcagcagcagcttcgGCATCGCACACGCTACGGCACGGACCAGAATCTGATACCGTTCAACTCTGAAACGTCACTCCACAGGTGGAAGATCGACACGTACCTGAATGAGAACAACATGCCTCTAGATGCGTCATGTGATGCAGTATCCCCCATGATATCCCCATTTAGCAGTCACACGGGCTTGAACGAGCATCAGTCGCAGCTGATTCACAGCAGGTCGAGGGACATTAAGTCCAGGATGGAAGAGATGCGGCAGAAGAGGCTCAGTCTGCAAGAATATGCCAATCTAAGGCAAAGCCAAGAGTCCTTGAGGTCTATGTATCCCCCTCTAGAAAGACCTAAATTCATGTCTTCATTAAGAGGTCTGGAAATGAGGCAGAGCATGATAGAGTTAGagccaaacacacaaaatggaCGTAATGTGGAATCAGCCCACCAGAAGGTCGTCGAGCCGAACATGGACGGCAACAAAAGAGAGACAATGCAGACATATGACAGGCATGAGCCTCACACCAGGACGACATCGGCCGCCGCTGACTTAGATACGAAACAGAACGATCCAGTGCTCAAACTCTCTCATTTGCAGTCCAGCAGTCTGAGTATCCAGCACCAAAGAGCGATGGAGTCTTTGACGGAGATCCCTGAAGAGAAAGAGGGTTCAAATACTCGCATCAACGGTTCGGACTCAGCTGCATTCATCAACGGATGTGAGGAAAATCGCAAGGAAGAAGTAGCTGTTCCGAAGGAGAACTCTGTGAAACCGAGCTCGCCCACAGAATCGCAGCGTCAGGATCAAGCCAGTGGAAGTCATGGTTCTGTAGGGGAGGTGGCGAACAGTTTAGGCTCAGCTGCTcctaaagaaagaaagaaatcagtatctaatgaggcagaaaacagtcaaaaggTTATGAACACATCAGCAGGATCTCAGCACACACTGGAAGC contains:
- the LOC130165515 gene encoding protein FAM83B-like — protein: MESNLSCLSSLKEEDNVVYVQPHYRESYRLAIYALLCGGKEAYEEFLRAEQISHFLSEEEIFFILQNAELPAVEDDNIDGRRVADDLSPSTYFPTESDEEVPDLDLGWPEVMLEGTDTSISLLFHPPRQNTPTIKEVVRKQIQEARQVIAIAMDVFTDVDIFKELISATLRGVAVYILLDDSQFRSFLIMSRRVGINIQDFKNIRVRTVQGQQYQCQSGVKFHGGLEQKFILVDCRTVLYGTYSYTWSYEKINASMVLVVTGQLVCSYDEEFRRLYARSTVPVVLSRETPTIQYLRDSVAFQSPNSSQLSLHQIHMKSKVMHGMRSAQDDRFNNASMLTRGLSVQERLHQSHCPDIGNLVRGHSYGGELQKLTSMTRLRMGTKDIGVPVAPERNGSNLRGGGDLLPTNRSQQQLRHRTRYGTDQNLIPFNSETSLHRWKIDTYLNENNMPLDASCDAVSPMISPFSSHTGLNEHQSQLIHSRSRDIKSRMEEMRQKRLSLQEYANLRQSQESLRSMYPPLERPKFMSSLRGLEMRQSMIELEPNTQNGRNVESAHQKVVEPNMDGNKRETMQTYDRHEPHTRTTSAAADLDTKQNDPVLKLSHLQSSSLSIQHQRAMESLTEIPEEKEGSNTRINGSDSAAFINGCEENRKEEVAVPKENSVKPSSPTESQRQDQASGSHGSVGEVANSLGSAAPKERKKSVSNEAENSQKVMNTSAGSQHTLEAKSSHTEKQRDEPTLQRKNSMKTKVQALLSSDEKKASKKEERSLQRKGSMRSQTPSGSNQPLRADHSQAPAAEQTAKKGQSPSSSRSQNSVSSTTESEKHKSAFPRLSPHRSSKRKTNVAAEQDRGSKNTLDDEGATVFQTRREKAYSRYEYLLSTESIPPDKSMRTASMYPSDKDRRSSLNKHESGYPTHQTQSGNDNKLGRFMQRVGNLISKK